A stretch of the Synechocystis sp. PCC 7338 genome encodes the following:
- a CDS encoding MlaD family protein, whose protein sequence is MLRPRTIKEGSVGLFALLGLFIIGGIVLWLRGGGFGNPGYEVLVQFGDASGLQVGGAVRYRGVPVGRVAKLIPGSNGILAQLEISSTQLRIPADVQVEISRYGLLGEAAIDMIPDRQLSDAALALDPLSADCPESGKILCNGDELKGQAGTQLTNSMARLAQAYSEPQFVADINATVKSANLAAARIATMSAEITALSKTANQQVRGFGRTSEAIAKAADNASLLTSRVNQVVLTNQDHINRTIEEASLLMVNLNQLVGENRAQVNLTLKSIETTNRDLQAIGREIQTAVATVNQGLAAIDAQKVTKDLALLMENAAVTSNNIRQISADLNDPTLMLTLQQTLDAARLTFENAQKITSDVEQLTGDPAFRNNLRKLVDGLGQLVSSTENLQDQVYTAHTLERSGQQLRFQLDHQQQLASYYQQWGALNPVPVSTSPSPLAQPTKIKPSQPQENQGKP, encoded by the coding sequence ATGCTCAGACCCCGCACCATCAAAGAAGGATCCGTTGGTCTGTTTGCCCTATTGGGACTATTTATCATTGGTGGCATCGTCCTATGGCTAAGGGGGGGCGGTTTTGGCAATCCAGGCTATGAAGTGTTGGTACAATTTGGCGATGCCAGTGGGCTCCAGGTGGGGGGGGCCGTGCGTTACCGGGGAGTGCCCGTGGGTCGGGTGGCCAAATTAATACCTGGCAGTAACGGAATTTTGGCCCAGTTAGAAATCAGTTCCACCCAGTTGCGTATCCCCGCCGATGTGCAGGTGGAAATCAGTCGCTACGGTTTATTGGGGGAAGCCGCCATTGATATGATTCCCGATCGCCAATTGTCCGATGCGGCCCTGGCCTTAGACCCCCTTAGCGCCGACTGTCCCGAAAGTGGCAAAATTCTTTGCAATGGCGACGAGTTGAAGGGGCAAGCGGGGACTCAATTGACCAACAGCATGGCTCGTTTAGCCCAGGCCTATAGTGAGCCGCAGTTTGTGGCCGACATTAACGCCACCGTGAAAAGTGCCAACCTGGCCGCAGCCCGCATTGCCACCATGAGCGCTGAAATTACTGCCCTCAGCAAAACCGCTAATCAACAGGTGCGGGGTTTTGGCCGTACTTCCGAGGCGATCGCCAAAGCCGCTGATAACGCTTCCCTGTTAACCAGTCGAGTTAATCAAGTGGTGCTGACCAACCAAGACCACATCAACCGCACCATCGAAGAAGCTTCCCTGTTAATGGTTAACCTCAACCAACTGGTGGGGGAAAACCGAGCCCAGGTCAATCTCACCCTGAAAAGCATTGAAACCACCAACCGGGACCTCCAGGCGATCGGTCGAGAAATCCAAACCGCCGTCGCCACTGTCAACCAGGGCCTAGCGGCGATCGATGCCCAAAAAGTAACCAAAGACTTGGCCCTGCTGATGGAAAATGCGGCTGTCACCAGCAATAATATCCGGCAAATTTCCGCCGACCTCAATGACCCCACCTTGATGCTAACCCTCCAGCAAACCCTGGATGCGGCCCGACTCACCTTTGAAAATGCCCAAAAAATCACCAGTGATGTGGAGCAATTAACAGGCGATCCAGCTTTCCGTAACAACCTGAGAAAATTGGTGGATGGCCTGGGGCAATTGGTGTCCTCCACGGAAAATCTCCAAGACCAGGTTTACACCGCCCACACCCTGGAGCGCAGTGGGCAACAATTACGCTTTCAGCTTGATCATCAACAGCAATTGGCTTCCTACTATCAACAATGGGGGGCCCTTAACCCTGTCCCCGTTTCCACCTCCCCAAGCCCCCTCGCTCAACCAACCAAGATTAAACCTTCCCAACCCCAAGAAAATCAGGGGAAACCATGA
- a CDS encoding ABC transporter ATP-binding protein produces MTEPLIELRGISKSFGDRQILDNVDLDLYPGEALVVIGPSGTGKSTILRIIAGLLPPDSGQVLIKAEPRRGLVEDDNERIRIALVFQQSALFDSLTVAENVGFFLLEHSSLSREVIREQVAHKLALVGLTGIEDYYPAQLSGGMRKRVSFARAIMSNPHQPEDNPEVILYDEPTAGLDPIASTVIEDLVRRLQRSPGGCGTYIMVSHQESTIRRTADRVVLLYDGKIQWQGPVSAIDQTDNPLVRQFFEAKVDGPIRILD; encoded by the coding sequence ATGACGGAACCCCTTATTGAACTCCGGGGCATTAGTAAATCCTTTGGCGATCGCCAAATTTTGGACAATGTGGATTTAGACCTCTACCCGGGGGAAGCATTGGTGGTGATCGGCCCATCGGGCACCGGGAAGTCAACCATTTTGCGGATCATCGCCGGACTATTGCCACCGGACAGTGGACAGGTGCTAATCAAAGCGGAACCCCGCCGGGGTTTGGTGGAGGACGACAATGAGCGCATCCGCATTGCCCTAGTGTTCCAACAGTCAGCCCTATTTGATTCCCTGACAGTGGCGGAAAATGTCGGCTTTTTCTTGCTGGAGCATTCTTCCTTATCCAGGGAAGTTATCCGGGAGCAGGTGGCCCACAAACTGGCCCTGGTGGGGTTAACGGGCATTGAAGATTACTATCCGGCCCAACTGTCGGGAGGGATGCGTAAACGAGTTAGCTTTGCCCGGGCGATCATGTCCAATCCCCATCAACCGGAGGACAACCCAGAGGTGATTTTGTACGATGAACCCACCGCCGGTTTAGACCCGATCGCCTCCACCGTCATTGAAGATTTGGTGCGGAGGTTACAAAGATCTCCGGGGGGGTGCGGCACCTATATTATGGTGAGCCACCAGGAAAGCACCATTCGCCGGACAGCGGATCGGGTGGTGTTACTCTACGATGGCAAAATTCAATGGCAGGGGCCAGTCAGTGCCATCGACCAGACCGATAATCCCTTGGTGCGGCAATTCTTTGAAGCAAAAGTAGATGGTCCCATTCGCATTTTGGATTAA
- a CDS encoding filamentous hemagglutinin N-terminal domain-containing protein — MLHHNFRLFCLTLLACLYGFAPHTLAQNVTAANDGTGTTVDTQGNQFNIGGGSLSGDGQNLFHSLQQFGLDQNQIANFLSNPDIRNILTRVVGGDVSIINGLIQVSGGNANLFLMNPAGMIFGPNASINVPGDFVVTTGSAIGFGNDQWFQAIADNDYGALVGSPTQFAFDLANPGLIINTGDLSVTEGKNLTFLAGNVVNTGSLTAPGGNITVAAVPGQNRIRISQPGSLLSLEVEVSPQMNQGGSFSVLDLPTLLTQGAGNLDLGLAVQADGTVTQNATNTMVSPLPGSVTLSGAIDASNTSSVLATGGQVAIVGDQIALQGAAINVSGNGGGGTVRIGGDFQGQPSLPTAVQTLVDGNSVIKADGLLAGNGGTVIVWADDSTRFGGAISAQGGTMGGDGGLVETSGAKSLIVDDTARVNTLATMGETGTWLLDPEELIVGLVDNPNVDPSLISASTVESNLLSSNVVLQANKSIAVSQPIFATDSPNNLTFDSSLVTLEAPVFLGTGSIIFANTGPITTGNTLVNSPFTNLDFDNKIQLNANTTFNAPGYDVYFRKSVNGGFDLLANANFVYFDDGAGTTTPLKSFGVTATEIYVGNNIITQGNQIFDGVFYGLQPVNLTSNAGSVVFTNNILLNGGLQVQAAQNIVSQPSSSLSAVEIASDVLLDAEQNVSFGNVNTKGGNVDIQALGNISTGSIVTSPLSGSAGYVLLNAGDNLTTGYIETSGSNGGKVTLSSGGDTNTSYIDARGFGDGVEIGGLGGAVSIQSKGDIATAFIDTGAYSGVLFNGTGGNVFLTADGNITTNYIFTAGKNGGDIFFQAGENVGIISYLDTFGSETSGEVYVEAPLDISIGSYIFTGGDGEPGNVFLQAGGDITTGYIDTSAANGGDIFIQSGGDIEVNYLFTKGVEGTGGDVYVEAARYFRAIDGFFIGSEGPFSIYTAGATNDGGGDVYIQFGGTEPFIVGNPITNGTLGAISSGEDNTVPIGTPPIFDTFTLGNIFITTDDSEPEPEPEPEPEPEPEPEPEPEPEPEPEPEPEPEPEPEPEPEPEPEPEPEPEPEPEPEPEPEPEPEPEPEPEPEPEPEPEPEPEPEPEPEPEPEPEPEPEPEPEPEPEPEPEPEPEPEPEPEPEPEPEPEPEPEPEPEPEPEPEPEPDRNLNRNLSRNLNRNLNLNRNLNRNLSRNLSRNLSRNLSQNLNRNLSRNRNRNLNRNLSRNLSQNLNRNLNRNLNRNLSRNLSRNRNRQLLPYPSSLQLLQMLKKSMMRGRYRLILSVLLLPIPPVWKFRAKT, encoded by the coding sequence GTGTTGCACCATAATTTCCGCCTCTTTTGCCTAACTTTACTAGCCTGTTTGTATGGTTTTGCCCCCCATACCCTAGCCCAAAATGTCACTGCGGCGAACGATGGCACTGGCACCACCGTTGATACCCAGGGTAATCAATTCAACATTGGTGGGGGTAGTTTGTCAGGAGATGGGCAAAATTTATTCCACAGTTTGCAACAATTTGGTTTAGATCAAAATCAGATTGCCAATTTTTTATCCAACCCTGACATCCGCAATATTCTCACTAGGGTGGTGGGGGGTGATGTTTCGATTATTAATGGTCTCATTCAGGTAAGTGGGGGCAATGCCAATTTATTTTTGATGAATCCGGCGGGGATGATTTTTGGCCCCAATGCCAGCATCAATGTACCTGGGGATTTTGTGGTCACCACTGGTTCGGCGATCGGTTTTGGTAATGATCAGTGGTTCCAGGCGATCGCCGACAATGACTATGGGGCGCTGGTGGGTAGCCCGACCCAATTTGCCTTTGATTTAGCGAACCCAGGTTTGATTATTAATACGGGGGATTTGTCGGTAACGGAGGGTAAAAACCTCACCTTCTTGGCAGGCAATGTGGTTAACACTGGTTCGCTGACAGCCCCTGGGGGCAATATCACCGTCGCCGCAGTGCCGGGGCAAAATCGTATTCGCATTTCCCAGCCCGGTAGTCTGCTGAGTTTGGAAGTGGAAGTTTCTCCCCAAATGAATCAGGGGGGCTCCTTTTCTGTGTTGGATCTGCCCACCCTATTAACCCAGGGAGCAGGCAATCTCGATTTGGGTTTAGCAGTACAAGCTGATGGTACCGTGACCCAAAATGCCACGAACACGATGGTTTCCCCCCTACCCGGTTCCGTCACTCTGTCGGGCGCCATTGATGCTAGCAATACAAGTTCCGTCTTGGCCACCGGTGGCCAAGTGGCGATCGTTGGTGATCAAATAGCACTACAAGGAGCGGCGATCAATGTTTCTGGTAATGGTGGTGGCGGCACGGTGCGAATCGGGGGAGATTTTCAAGGGCAACCTTCCCTCCCTACCGCAGTCCAAACCCTGGTAGACGGAAATTCAGTGATTAAAGCCGATGGTCTGCTAGCAGGAAATGGGGGAACGGTAATTGTCTGGGCCGATGATTCTACTCGTTTTGGCGGCGCCATTTCAGCTCAGGGGGGAACCATGGGAGGAGACGGCGGCTTGGTGGAAACCTCCGGCGCCAAAAGTTTGATTGTGGACGATACTGCCAGGGTTAATACCTTGGCCACCATGGGGGAAACCGGTACTTGGTTGTTGGATCCGGAGGAATTGATTGTTGGTCTTGTCGATAACCCCAACGTCGACCCTAGCCTTATCTCCGCTTCTACCGTTGAAAGTAATCTACTTTCAAGCAATGTTGTCCTTCAGGCAAACAAATCAATCGCTGTAAGTCAGCCAATATTTGCCACGGATTCCCCTAACAATCTCACCTTTGATTCATCCCTAGTCACCCTAGAGGCACCGGTCTTTTTAGGGACAGGTTCAATCATTTTTGCCAACACAGGCCCTATTACCACTGGCAATACATTAGTAAATTCTCCTTTCACCAATTTAGATTTTGATAATAAAATTCAACTCAACGCCAACACAACATTTAATGCTCCGGGATACGACGTTTATTTTCGTAAGTCTGTCAACGGCGGATTTGACTTATTAGCCAATGCCAACTTTGTCTATTTTGACGACGGTGCGGGCACCACTACTCCCTTAAAAAGTTTCGGTGTCACTGCTACGGAAATTTATGTTGGCAATAACATTATTACCCAGGGAAATCAAATTTTCGACGGGGTTTTCTATGGATTACAACCAGTTAATTTGACAAGTAACGCCGGCTCGGTGGTTTTCACCAACAATATTCTACTTAATGGAGGTCTGCAAGTTCAGGCAGCCCAAAATATTGTGAGCCAACCATCTTCTTCCCTTAGTGCAGTGGAAATTGCATCCGATGTACTGCTTGATGCCGAACAGAATGTTTCCTTTGGGAATGTTAATACTAAGGGCGGGAATGTAGATATACAGGCTTTGGGCAATATTTCTACCGGATCAATAGTTACATCTCCACTCAGTGGGTCTGCAGGGTATGTACTTCTTAATGCCGGCGATAATCTCACCACTGGTTACATAGAAACATCGGGATCTAATGGCGGTAAGGTTACCCTGTCTTCCGGTGGAGATACGAATACTTCTTATATCGATGCCCGGGGATTTGGAGATGGCGTCGAAATAGGAGGCTTGGGAGGGGCAGTTTCTATCCAAAGTAAAGGGGATATTGCCACAGCCTTCATCGACACCGGAGCCTATTCAGGCGTATTGTTTAATGGTACAGGGGGAAATGTTTTCCTCACAGCGGATGGTAATATCACAACGAATTACATATTCACCGCTGGCAAAAATGGGGGTGATATTTTCTTTCAAGCCGGTGAAAATGTGGGGATAATCAGTTATTTAGATACCTTTGGAAGTGAAACTAGTGGAGAGGTATATGTTGAGGCTCCGCTGGATATTTCAATTGGTTCCTACATATTCACTGGAGGCGATGGAGAGCCGGGGAATGTATTTCTGCAAGCGGGGGGAGATATTACTACTGGCTACATAGATACCTCGGCGGCCAATGGGGGTGATATTTTTATTCAGTCAGGGGGAGACATTGAAGTTAATTATTTGTTTACCAAAGGAGTTGAAGGTACAGGCGGTGACGTCTATGTTGAAGCTGCTCGTTATTTTCGGGCGATCGATGGCTTCTTTATTGGTTCAGAAGGGCCTTTTAGTATCTACACCGCTGGCGCCACAAATGATGGAGGTGGAGACGTCTATATTCAATTTGGCGGAACTGAACCTTTCATCGTCGGCAACCCCATTACCAATGGAACTCTGGGGGCAATTAGTTCGGGAGAAGATAACACTGTCCCAATTGGCACACCGCCAATTTTTGATACTTTTACCCTGGGCAATATATTCATAACCACTGATGATTCTGAACCGGAACCTGAACCGGAACCTGAACCGGAACCTGAGCCGGAACCTGAACCGGAACCTGAACCGGAACCTGAACCGGAACCTGAGCCGGAACCTGAACCGGAACCTGAACCGGAACCTGAACCGGAACCTGAACCGGAACCTGAGCCGGAACCTGAACCGGAACCTGAACCGGAACCTGAGCCGGAACCTGAACCGGAACCGGAACCGGAACCGGAACCTGAACCGGAACCTGAACCGGAACCTGAGCCGGAACCTGAACCGGAACCTGAACCGGAACCTGAGCCGGAACCGGAACCTGAACCTGAACCGGAACCTGAACCGGAACCTGAACCGGAACCTGAGCCGGAACCGGAACCTGAACCGGAACCTGAGCCGGAACCTGAGCCAGAACCTGAACCGGAACCTGAGCCGGAACCGGAACCTGAACCGGAACCTGACCGGAACCTGAACCGGAACCTGAGCCGGAACCTGAACCGGAACCTGAACCTGAACCGGAACCTGAACCGGAACCTGAGCCGGAACCTGAGCCGGAACCTGAGCCGGAACCTGAGCCAGAACCTGAACCGGAACCTGAGCCGGAACCGGAACCGGAACCTGAACCGGAACCTGAGCCGGAACCTGAGCCAGAACCTGAACCGGAACCTGAACCGGAACCTGAACCGGAACCTGAGCCGGAACCTGAGCCGGAACCGGAACCGCCAACTCCTCCCATACCCGTCGAGCCTCCAACTTCTCCAGATGTTGAAGAAATCGATGATGAGAGGCAGATATCGTTTGATATTGAGCGTTCTACTGTTACCAATACCCCCAGTCTGGAAATTCAGAGCCAAGACATAG
- a CDS encoding CHAT domain-containing protein, translated as MLQQQLNENVEEGISAQFISHLNLNINIELVNPVDVLQELNLNTGVNSALVYIYFYSPGTAGENLPEWQFSSNSGPTIPSLASYPKINDWQVASTEQLIIPSNNDPQPDDQLVIVLVTADGIAQPIPLNVSRREVVRQVEILNRNLTAPGRGDNYQSQASQLYDWFIRPIKPILEDRKIENISFILDRGLRSLPMAVMYDRQSDKYLVEDYSVGLMPSLSLTNRDYASLNGAQILAMGAETFANQSPLPAAAVEVDTIAQQLWKGTPFLNDQFTVDNFIQSLATKEYRLVHLATHGEFLPGNRNNSFVVFSDRSLDLDEFANVGLDKPIDLMVLSACRTAVGDFDAELGFAGLAVKTGVKTAIGSLWYVSDEGTFALMTSFYDQLQPAPIKAKALQQAQLSLLKGEIQVVDDNLILGDGTNISLVDLPLDIRQRLATQDLSHPYFWSGFTLVGSPW; from the coding sequence GTGTTACAACAGCAACTTAATGAAAATGTAGAGGAAGGAATTTCTGCACAGTTTATTAGTCACCTTAATCTGAACATTAATATTGAACTGGTCAACCCTGTTGATGTTTTACAGGAGTTAAATCTCAACACTGGGGTAAACTCTGCCTTGGTTTATATCTATTTTTATTCTCCGGGAACTGCAGGGGAAAATCTTCCCGAATGGCAATTTTCTTCTAATAGTGGGCCGACCATTCCCTCCTTGGCTTCCTATCCCAAAATTAATGATTGGCAAGTTGCATCCACTGAGCAACTGATTATCCCTTCTAATAATGATCCACAACCGGATGATCAATTAGTAATCGTGTTGGTCACGGCAGATGGCATTGCTCAGCCCATTCCTCTCAATGTCAGCCGCCGAGAAGTAGTCCGTCAGGTGGAAATTTTGAACCGAAACTTAACTGCTCCGGGTCGGGGAGATAATTACCAATCTCAAGCTTCCCAGTTATATGACTGGTTTATCCGGCCAATTAAGCCAATTTTGGAGGATAGAAAAATTGAAAATATCAGCTTTATTCTCGACCGGGGATTACGTTCTTTGCCGATGGCGGTAATGTACGATCGCCAATCAGATAAATATTTAGTTGAGGATTATAGCGTGGGGCTAATGCCCAGTTTGAGTTTGACGAACCGGGATTATGCTTCTCTAAATGGGGCCCAGATATTGGCCATGGGGGCGGAAACTTTTGCCAACCAAAGTCCATTGCCAGCGGCGGCGGTGGAAGTGGATACCATTGCCCAACAGTTGTGGAAAGGCACTCCATTTCTCAATGATCAATTCACAGTGGATAACTTTATCCAGTCCTTGGCAACCAAAGAATATCGCCTAGTACATCTGGCTACCCATGGTGAGTTTTTACCGGGTAATCGCAACAATTCCTTTGTGGTCTTCAGTGATCGGTCTTTGGATTTAGATGAATTCGCCAACGTTGGTTTAGATAAACCCATTGATTTGATGGTGCTATCGGCCTGTCGCACTGCGGTGGGGGATTTCGACGCTGAATTGGGCTTTGCTGGCCTGGCGGTGAAAACCGGAGTCAAAACGGCGATCGGTAGCCTGTGGTACGTCAGTGATGAAGGGACTTTTGCCTTGATGACCAGTTTCTATGATCAACTCCAACCGGCCCCTATTAAGGCCAAGGCTTTACAACAGGCCCAACTAAGTCTGCTCAAGGGAGAAATTCAAGTTGTGGACGACAATTTGATCCTTGGGGATGGCACAAATATTTCCCTGGTGGATCTACCGCTGGATATTCGGCAACGCTTAGCAACCCAGGATTTAAGTCATCCCTATTTTTGGAGTGGCTTCACCCTGGTGGGGAGTCCCTGGTAA
- a CDS encoding NAD(P)H-dependent glycerol-3-phosphate dehydrogenase has protein sequence MSFANANTPPQVVVLGAGAWGSSLTYVLNNNDIPTQVWSRRSPQSLESMVAGADVIVSAVSIKGVPSVAARLEAMNLQKRTILVTATKGLDPETMATPSQIWQASLPSQPIAVLSGPNLSKEIDQGLPAATVVASSDQAAAEEIQTIFAADNFRVYTNNDPLGTELGGTLKNVMAIAVGVCEGLGLGTNAKSALITRALPEITRVGLHFGAQPDTFWGLAGLGDLLATCSSMLSRNYRVGYGLSKGQALEEILANLGGTAEGVNTTDVLIKIANREKIAVPITRQVYRLLHGKITPPQAVEALMERELKAEFEDFDL, from the coding sequence ATGTCCTTTGCCAATGCCAATACTCCCCCCCAAGTTGTTGTGTTGGGGGCCGGAGCCTGGGGCTCTAGTCTTACCTATGTGTTGAACAATAATGACATTCCCACCCAAGTTTGGTCTCGCCGATCGCCGCAGAGCCTAGAATCCATGGTGGCGGGAGCAGATGTGATTGTCTCGGCAGTTTCCATTAAGGGGGTGCCATCGGTGGCGGCCAGGTTAGAGGCCATGAACCTCCAGAAGCGGACTATTTTAGTAACGGCCACTAAGGGTTTAGACCCCGAAACCATGGCTACCCCTTCCCAAATTTGGCAAGCGTCCCTACCTTCCCAGCCGATCGCCGTTTTGTCGGGGCCAAATTTATCAAAGGAAATTGACCAGGGCCTGCCGGCGGCAACGGTGGTGGCCAGTAGTGACCAAGCCGCGGCGGAGGAAATCCAAACTATTTTTGCGGCGGATAACTTTCGGGTTTACACCAACAATGATCCCTTGGGTACCGAATTAGGCGGCACTCTGAAGAACGTCATGGCGATCGCCGTGGGAGTATGCGAAGGGTTGGGACTAGGTACTAATGCCAAATCTGCCCTCATCACCAGGGCTTTACCGGAAATCACTAGGGTGGGTTTACATTTTGGGGCCCAACCGGACACCTTTTGGGGCCTAGCAGGGTTAGGGGATTTATTGGCCACCTGCTCTAGTATGCTCAGCCGTAATTATCGGGTGGGTTATGGTTTATCCAAAGGCCAAGCCCTGGAGGAGATTTTAGCCAATCTGGGAGGCACCGCCGAAGGAGTTAACACCACCGACGTACTAATAAAAATTGCCAATCGGGAAAAAATTGCTGTGCCCATCACTAGACAGGTTTACCGTTTGCTCCACGGAAAAATTACTCCGCCCCAGGCAGTGGAAGCATTGATGGAAAGGGAATTAAAAGCAGAATTTGAAGACTTTGATCTTTGA
- a CDS encoding GNAT family N-acetyltransferase, which yields MIPSDLFLRDAIITDLDSIVAIYNANIPQNVATGDTDAITVESRSQWFADHGPDTYPLWVLVTEHRQIVGWLGFQRFYGRPAYHRTAELSIYLDPRWHHRGLGQYLLKTAIAKAPQLGLKTLLGYIFAHNQPSIRLFQRHGFEQWGLLPKVAELGGQERDLLILGLRLKSCSG from the coding sequence GTGATCCCATCTGACCTTTTCCTACGGGATGCCATCATTACGGATTTAGATTCTATTGTTGCTATCTACAATGCCAACATTCCCCAAAATGTAGCCACCGGCGATACCGATGCAATTACGGTGGAAAGCCGTAGTCAGTGGTTTGCGGACCATGGGCCAGACACCTATCCCCTCTGGGTGTTGGTAACGGAGCACAGACAAATAGTAGGTTGGTTGGGTTTTCAGCGGTTTTATGGTCGCCCTGCCTACCATCGCACTGCGGAGTTGAGCATTTACCTTGACCCCCGCTGGCATCACCGGGGCTTGGGGCAATATCTACTCAAAACGGCGATCGCCAAGGCTCCCCAGTTGGGGCTGAAAACGTTGCTGGGATACATTTTTGCCCATAATCAGCCCAGTATTCGTTTGTTTCAACGCCACGGCTTTGAGCAGTGGGGTCTATTGCCCAAGGTGGCGGAGTTGGGGGGGCAGGAACGGGATTTGTTAATTTTGGGATTACGTCTCAAAAGTTGTTCAGGGTAA